The Spiroplasma apis B31 genomic sequence TGAATTCATTTCTATAAACCAAACAGAAACCAATATTATGACGTTATCTGGAGAAAACTCAGAGTTTACTCTAAATATTTTGGACTACAAGGATTACCCAATGTTGGCTTTTAGAGAAAAAGGTGATCAAATTGAACTTAGTGCCTTTGAACTTAAAAAAAGTTTAAACCAAACTATAATTTCAGTAAACGAGTACAATCAAAAAATTGTACTAGGAGGATTAAATTTCTCAGCGATTGATAATCAATTTTTTGTGACTGGAACCGATGGTTTTCGGGTTTCAAGAAAAAGAATATTCATAGATGAAGAAAAGACCTCAAAATTTGAAGCTAATATACCATATAAGAGTGTTATGGAAATCATCAAGGTACTTCCGGATAAAGGAAAAGTAAAAATAGTTCTTTTAGAAAATCATGTTTCGTTTTTATTTAATAACACAGTGTTACAAACAACAATATTAGAGGGTCAGTTCCCAAATGTTAACTCTGTTTTTCCAAGCACATTTGCAAGTACAATTTACGTGGAAAATAAAAAGTTTTTAAAACTTATCTCTCGAGCTGACATACCGAGTGATGAGAATGTTTCAATTGTAGTAAATCTAAAGTTAGAAGGACAAATAATTTATATAAAGTCTAATATACAACAGATCGGAAGCTTTGAAGAAGAATTCAAAGACTTTGAATTAAAAGGTTTGGATGAACAGGACATTTTTTTTAACTCTAAGTTTTTAATTGAATCGCTAAAATCGTTTGAAACTAAGAATGTTGAAGTTAGTTTCATTGATGCTAAAAAACCTATTGTTATCACATCTTCAGAAGATAACTCTTTAAGTCAAATAATCTTGCCTATGTTTTCTAACTAGGCTATTTTTAGGGGTTTTTAAATGTTATAATCAATTTGATAAGTGCAGGTACAATATATGGAAAAGAAATATGGAGCTAATCAGATCCAAGTTTTAGAGGGTTTGGAAGCCGTAAGAAAAAGACCTGGTATGTATATTGGTAATACTAACAAAAACGGTCTACACCATTTAATTTGAGAAATACTTGATAATGCTGTTGATGAAGCATTAGCAGGTTATTGTAATGAAATTACAATAATTCTAACTGAAAAAAATGAAATAATAATTCAAGATAATGGTCGAGGAATTCCAATCGATATACATCCAAAAACACAAAAAACGACTTTAGAGACTATATTTACTGTTTTACATGCAGGTGGAAAGTTTGATGAAGATACTTACAAAATATCAGGTGGCTTGCATGGAGTAGGAGCGTCAGTTGTTAATGCTCTTTCTGTATATGTAGAGGCAATGGTACTACGAGATAGTAAAATATATCATCAGAGATTTTCTGAAGGTGGCACTAAAGCAACACCGCTGAAAATAATTGGAACATCTGATACAAACGGAACTATAATAAAGTTTAAACCCGATCCAGAGATTTTTAAGGATACTATACTTTTTGACTTTAAAACCATACAATCAAAAATTAAGCAATTAGCTTTTCTGAATAAAGGTTTAAAATTTTTTTTATACGACCAAGAAAAAGATAAGTTAAGTACTTTTATATTTGAAGATGGTATAAAGGATTATATAAAAGAAATAAATAGTGGTAAAGAAAAAATAAACGATCAAATTTTTTACATAGCAAGTAGTTACGGAAAAATTGAAGCTGAGATTGCAATACAATACAATGATTCGTATGACGATAACGTATTCTCATTTTGTAATAATATTTTTACTTCCGAAGGTGGAACACATGAAGATGGATTTAAAAACTCATTAATTAGGTCGATAAATCATTATGTGAATGAACTTAAAAACTTCAAAGGAAATAAGTTCGTTTGAGATGACTTAAAAGAAGGTTTATGTGCAATTATATCAGTTAAACATCCTGATCCACTTTATGAAGGTCAAACCAAATCTAAGTTGTCAAATAATGATGCAAAAGATGCTGTAACTAATATTGCAGTCGAAGGATTTACAGAGTATTTGTTGAAAAACCCTGCAGACGCAAAAAAAATAATTGAAAAATTACTTGTATCTCAAAAAGCTAGAAAAGCAGCTCAAAGAGCACGTGAAGACATTAGACGAAAAACAACTATAGATAGTTTCTCATTACCAGGTAAACTTGCTGATTGTGAATCTAAAGATGCAAATGAGTCTGAATTATATTTAGTCGAGGGTGACTCTGCTGGAGGTTCTGCAAAAACCGGTAGAAATAGAAAACATCAAGCAATCTTATCTCTAAAAGGTAAAGTATTGAATGTTGAAAAAGTAAAACAATCGAAAGCTTTTGAAAATAATGAAATACAATCAATTATTGCAGCTATTGGAGTAGGAGTCAAAAAAGACTTTGATATTACAAAACTGAGATACAATAAAATAATAATTATGACAGATGCTGATGTTGATGGGGCACATATAAGGGTGTTACTATTAACATTTTTCTACAGATATATGAAAGATTTAATTCTCAATGGAAACATCTATATTGCTCAACCACCACTTTATAAAATTGAAAATGACAAAAAAAGAGTCGCGTATGCATACTCAGATAGTGAATTAGAAATACTAAAAAATAATGAATTTAAAGACACTAAGTATGTTATTCAAAGATATAAAGGATTAGGAGAAATGGATCCAATACAATTATGGGAAACCACTATGGACCCAAATACTAGAACAATGCTTCAAATCAAAGTAGAAGATGCTTTCTTAGCTAATGAAGTATTTTCAAGTTTAATGGGTGAAAATCCAGAGTTGAGAAGAAATTTTATTACAGATAATGCACAATTTGTAGAAAACATTGATATTTAAATAATAAGGAGGTTGGGCTAATGACTAACAATTTTGGTAATGGAAAAATAATAGAAGTTGATATCAAAAACGAGGTAGAAAAAGATTTTTTAGAGTACTCGATGAGTGTTATAGTTAGTAGAGCTTTACCTGACCTTAAAGATGGTCTAAAACCTGTGCATAGAAGAATTATATATGCAATGAATGACTTAAAAATAACTTCTGATACTCCTCATAAAAAATCTGCACGTATAGTAGGTGAAGTTATTGGGAAATATCATCCACATGGTGACTCATCAGTATATGAAGCTATGGTAAGAATGTCTCAAGACTTTTCATATAGATATCCTTTAATAGAAGGTCATGGAAATTTTGGATCTATTGATGGTGATGGAGCTGCAGCAATGCGTTATACTGAAGCTCGACTTTCAAAACTATCAACCATGTTGTTAAAAGATATTGATATGGAAACTGTTCCGTTTATTGAAAATTACGATGCATCAGAAAAAGAACCAAAATATTTAACAGGTTATTTTCCGAATCTTTTAGTTAACGGAGCGACAGGGATAGCAGTTGGTATGGCAACAAATATACCACCACATAATCTAAGAGAAGTTATTTCCTCAATTGTAGCTTATATTGAAAATAAACAAATCTCGATCGAAGAGATTTTAAAATATATCAAAGGGCCTGACTTTCCAACAGGAGCTTTAATGACAAATGGCGAGAGTATGAAAGAAGGCTATCGCATAGGTAAAGGAAATTTAATAATAAGAGCTAAAATTGAAATTGAAAATAATCAAAAAAAACAACGAATAGTTATTAAAGAGATTCCTTATCAAACAAATAAAATGAGAATTGTAGAAAAAATAGCAGAACTTTACAAAAACAAAATTATAACTGGTATTACAGACTTACGTGATGAATCAAACTATCAAGGAATTAGAATTGTATTAGAACTTAATCAAAATGCCAACGCACATTTGATAATAAAAAGACTTTATAAATATACAAGTTTGCAAACAAACTTCGCAATTAATATGTTATCTTTAAATAATGGGATTCCTGTAGTGCTTAATATAAAAGAAATAATTAAGTATTATGTAAATCATCAAATAGATATAATAACAAAACGCTCGATATAGGAACAAAAAAAACTTGATGCTAAGTTACATATTTTAATAGCTATCAAAAAAACACTAGATAATATTGATAGAGTTATAACTATAATTAGAGAATCTAAAAGTACCAATGAAGCTTACGAGGAATTGAACAAAGCGTTTGGTTTTGATGAAAAACAAGCCAAGGCTATTTTGGATATGCGTTTGCAAAGATTAGTTGGTCTTGAAAGAGAGAAAATAGAGAAAGATATTAACAACATTGAAAAAAGACTTCAAGAATTAAAAATAATTTTGGAATCTAAGGAAGAGAAAGAAAAAATTTTAGTAGAACAACTACAAGAAATCGAAAAAAATTTTGGAGATGACCGTAGAACTCAAATTATCGAAGAAGAACAAACTCAAATCAACGATGAAGAACTCATCCAAAACACACAAATGATATTAACTTTATCTGAAGAAGGTTATTTAAGACGAATAGACCCATTTGAATTAAAAACTCAAAAAAGAGGTGGTAAAGGTATGATAATAAATTCACTACCTGAAGATAACATTGTTATCTCTAAAATAGGAAAAACTAAGGATAACATACTTTTTTTCTCGAACGAGGGTAAGGTATATAAAACAAAGGGTTATAATATAACGCAATTCTCAAGAACAGCAAGAGGTTTACCAATCATTAACTTTATAGGGATAAACACTTCGGAGAAGGTTACAACAATTCTATGTTTAAAAAACAACAAGTCTAAATATAAATTTTTAGTCTTTGTTACAAAAAACGGAGTTGTGAAAAGAGTTCCAGTAGATTTATTTGATAAAATTAATAACTTTGGAAAAATAGCCATCATTTTGGATAAGGGTGATCAATTAGTTTCTGTGGTTGCTACTTCTGGTACAAATAATATTCTTATAGCGTCGCAAAAAGGAAAAATCATCAGAGTATCAGAAAATGACTTTAGACCAATGTCGAGATCATCTAGAGGAGTTAAAGGAATGTCATTAGATAAAGATGATGTTGTTATGACTGCTGTAACCGATTATGGTAATGATAGTATAGCAACCATTTCAGAACTAGGTATCATGAAAAAAACCTTAATATCAGAGTATACTTCATTGGGAAGAGGAGCAAAAGGTGTTGTTGGTATGAAATTGAACGATAAAACAGGTAAGTTTAAATCTATCTTAGCTGTCAGAGATTCTGACAAAATTTTGATGGTATCTTCAAAAGGAAAAATTATTAAAATCAATGCCAAAGATATTAATCTTCAATCTCGAAACTCTATTGGGGTAATTGGATTCGATCTTGATGATGGTGAATATATTACCGCCACTTCTTTGGAGTGAAGTAAAGGAGAATAAAAGAATGATAGATATTAAGTTTATTGAAGATAACTATGAACTTGTTTTACAAAGTCTAAACAAGCGACAAGGAAACTATGAAGGTGTGTTAAAAAAAGTACTTAAGTTGAATGAAGAAAGAAAAGAACTTATCAAGGTTATAGAAGAAAAGAAAGCTAAAAAAAATCAAATTACAAAGACTTATGGAGATTTAGTAAAAAGGAACCAAAGTATTGTTGACTTGAAAAATGAAGTACTAAAAATTAATGAATTTATCGAGAGTAGAGAATCCGATTTCAAAAAAATTGTGGATGAACTAAATAACTGTTTGTTAGAAATACCTAATATTCCTAATGAGAATATACCTTTGGGAGTTAGTGACGAAGACAATTTAGAGGTCAGAACATGACCAGGACTAGGGTTAAAAAAAGATGGTGAAGCTCATTGAGATATAGCAACAAAGCTGAATCTTGTAGATTTTGAATTAGGTAGTAAGTTATCAGGAGCTAGATTTTTAGTTTATACAGGTAAGGGTTCAAAGATGGTAAGAGCGATAGCTGACGTATTACTAACTAGACATACTAAAAATGGATATAAAGAAATATCAGTTCCTCTCCTAGTAAATAAAGAAATCATGTTTGGAACAGGACAACTTCCTAAGTTTGAGGATGATGCATATAAAATAGATGATAAATATCTCATTCCAACATCTGAAGTTCCATTGACTAACCTTGTTCGTAACGAAACTTTGAAATCTACCGATCTGCCGATCTACCTTACCTCATTCTCTCAATGTTTTAGAAGAGAAGCGGGGAGCGCAGGAAGAGATACAAAAGGGATGATTAGACTACATCAGTTTAATAAAGTAGAGATGGTTAAAATAACAGACGAGACCTCCTCATTTATAGAACTTGAAAAAATGGTAACTGATGCCGAGGATTGCCTTAAATTATTTAATATACCATACAGAGTTGTTGAACTTTGTGGGGGAGATATCGGCTTCTCATCTAAAAAAACATATGATCTTGAGGTTTGATTTCCAAACCAAAATAAATATAGGGAAATATCATCTTGTTCTAACTGTGGGGACTTTCAAGCAAGAAGAATGAAAGCTAAATATAGAGACAAAGAAGGAAAAACAAAGTATGTTCACACACTTAACGGTTCTGGTCTAGCGATTGATAGATTATTTGCGGCTATTTTGGAAAATTATTACGATGGTCAAAAATTAATTCTACCTGAAGTATTAAAACCGTATTTCAATGGAGATGAATTTATTACCCAATAAATTGATGTTTCACGTGAAACATTCTCATATTTTGTTTCACGTGAAACATTCTTTGAAACTATAAAATAAATATTTTTATAATTTATAAAAATTATGTGATACTATAAAATTGTCATTGTAAGGGTGACGTTCGAAGTTGGTCAGGATCGGAAGATAGCAGCCATAAGAATCTAGTGCCTTGTACATTGACTTTTTTTATCTCAAAGGAGTAATTTATGTTTGATGATTACTTTAATATTCTCTTAAAAGAACTTAATAAATGTCTTAATACGAATGATGTACCAGTGGCTGCTTTGTTAATAAGAGACAATAAAGTGGAGTTTAAGGCACGTAATGTGAGGGAAAAAAACAAAGATATAGCAGGGCATGCTGAGATAAAAGTTATAAATAAATGTTTTCTACGTCAAAAGTCTAAAAATATGAGTGAATATAAAATGGTTGTTAGTTTACAACCTTGTTTTATGTGTATAGCTGCAATGGAGCAATCTAATATAAAAGAAGTTTATTATTACTTAAATAATAAAAAATGTGACTATGAAAATCTAAAAACAAAATTAAAAATGATAAAATTAGAAAATAAGGAAAGATGTAAAGTTCTTGAAAACATGTTAGTATCGTTCTTCCAAGATTTAAGAAAAAATTAGTATTTAAGGGTGTTGTTATGGAAAATAAAAAAGCGTTATATAGACTTTATAGACCAATTAATTTTGATCAAGTTGCAGGTCACGATGGAGTCAAAGAGATTTTAATATCACAAATTAGATCTAATAACTTTCCTCATGCTTTACTTTTTTCTGGTCAAAGAGGTACGGGTAAAACTTCTGTAGCAAAAATATTTGCTAAGGTTGTAAATTGCCAAAACCTAATAGATTATAATCCATGCGAAAATTGTCTAAGTTGTTTAGAATTTAACAAAAACTCTCATGCAGACATATTCGAGATGGATGCTGCATCAAATAATGGTGTTGATGAAATAAGAAATTTAAAAACAAATACTACAACACTTCCGACCTTCTCTAAATATAAAGTTTATATAATTGACGAAGTTCACATGCTTACGAACTCAGCTTTTAACGCATTACTTAAAACGTTGGAAGAACCACCTAAGCATGTGTTATTTGTTTTAGCAACTACTGAATTATCGAAAATACCCGCAACTATAATATCTCGTTGCCAACTTTTTAATTTTAAAAGTATAAAAAAAGAAGCACTAAAAAACAAAATTAAAGAGATTTGCTTCAACGAAAAAAAACAAATCACAGAAGAGACGCTTGATGAAATTTTTTATATGTCCGAGGGTTCTTTAAGGGATGCGTTGAATTATTTGGAACAAGCGATGACAATATCTGGTGAAGTTATTTCAGTAGAAGAGCTAAAAAAAATCTTTTACATTTCTACAAAAAAAGAGAAATTAGATTTGATTAAGGCAATATTAAATAATGAGAATACCGTAATTATTAAATATTTCAATAGTGCAAATGAAGCTGGTGTAGATTTTCAAACGCTTGTACTTGGTTTAATTGATCTATTGAAAGAAATTATAGAATATAAATTAACAAATAACTTAGGGGTTTTGAAAATATTAAGTATAGAAGAAATTGAAACTTTGAAATATATAAATAAAGAAACTTTATTTGAAATTGTAGAAAGTCTAATTAATGCATTTTCTAAATCAAAAAACTCATCCATAAGCTTTCAATATATTTTGATAAGCGTCTTAAGAATAGCTACAAACATCAATCCACAAGAAACAAACAAATATTCGTCGTCCAATGAGACAAAAACTATAGAGGTTAAAGAAGATACTTTTCCAAATTTAGACAAACAGGAGATGAATATAATTTTCAATAATGATTTGATAAGCGGTGAAAATAACGTTAATCAAAATTTAAATGATGTAGTTAGCACATTGAAACCTGATATAGATTCTTATGCGGATATTAAACATATTGAAAATCACGAAAACATCGATGATGAATCAAATCTTAATGATAGCGAGTTTGTTTACTCGGAAGAAAATCTTTTAAAGGCACAAATGAAATTATTACTTGAAGAACCGAGAACTTCTGATGTTATCGACTTTAGTGATGATTTAATAATATCAATATTGATTGGTGCTGATAAAAATACACGTACAAAGTTATCTGACTTGCTCTACTCTGTGTTTGATGAAAAAATGGGTTGGAGTTACACTCAAAAGTTTATATGCTTTTATAATACAAAATTATCTGCTGCAAACGATAAGGGTCTTATAATACTATGTGAAGACAGGTCTATAGCTCGTTTAATCAACAATAAGTTACAGAAAAAAGATTTTAGAAAAATGATATTCGATTTATTTCAATTAGAAACAAAAATATTAGCTGTTGAAAAAACTAGGTGGAAACATATTAAGAACGAATATCTATTTAGAAAGCAAAACGGTGTTTTTAATGTTAATGTTCCGAATCAGTCTGTCGAGGAGTTTTACGAACAAGTGGTAAAAACAAAAGATGACATCAATAACGAGAACGAGTTTTATAGTAAAGCAAAAGAGATTCTTGGCGTTGATAACATAAAGGTAGTTGATTAGTATATGGAAACACTTATTGAATTGTTAAAAAAAATAGATGGAATAGGGAAAAAAAGTGCGGAGAAAATTCTTGTTGATTTAATATCCAATAAAGAAAGTTTGATTTCTATAGATAATGTTATCAAATCGATTGAGACTGATTATGTCGAATGCGAAAGGTGCTATTATTTCAAATATAAGAACCGTTGTGCTTTTTGTGATGACAGTTCAAGAAACAAAAATATATTGTGTGTGGTGTCTTCTGTTTTAGATGCACAAAGAATATTACATAGTGATTTTAGAGGAGTTATTCATGTTCTTAAAGGGGAAATCAACGTAAACAAAAATAGGTTTCCAGAAAATTTAACTTTGAAAGAATTATTTGTTAGAATTAATCCAGAAGTAGAAGTATTGTTAGCATTGAATTTAACATTCAACGGAGAAGTCACATCTAATTACATAGCCAATGCCATAAAAAGTAAAGCGAATAAAGTCTCAAGGATTGCTAGGGGTATACCACTAGGTGGTATGTTAGATTATATCGATAATGAAACACTTAATGATGCTATAAAAAACAGAAAAAAAGTTTAACAGAAATGAGGGAATTAATATGTTATTTATTTCACTAGAAGGAATTGATGGTTCTGGAAAAACCACAATATCAAAAATGATTAAGGATAAATTACTGCAAAAAGGTTACCAGGTACTATTGACAAGAGAACCGGGTGGAGAACCTATGTCTGAGAATATTAGAAAAATAATCTTGGATCCAGAAGCAAAAATTACTCCTTGAACAGAAACACTTCTCTATGTTGCGGCAAGAAAGCAACACTTAGATACCATAATAATACCCGCATTAAAAAAAGGGATTATCGTTATTTGTGACAGGTTTATGGACTCAACATCAGCATATCAAGGTTGTGGAAGAAATATTGGAATGGCAGACGTTGACGAGTTACAAAATATAGTATTAGGTTCTACAAAACCAGATTTAACAATATTTTTTGATATCACTCCAAAAGAAGCGCAAATACGATTGATCAATAGAAAAAGAACCGTGGATAGGTTAGAACAAGAAGATCAGAAGTTTCATGAGGCAGTTTATGAAGGTTATCAAATGCTAATATCAGAAAACTCAGATCGCATAAAAGTTGTAGACTCAAGAAAACAAATTAATGAAGTATTACAACAAGTTGATTTTCTTGTTGCTAACGCGATAAATGAAAGAATGAAAAAGTAATGGAATTAAATGGTGTTTATGGGTATGTAAATGAATTACTTTTAAAAAAAATAATGTACCAAGCAATAATTGTTTCTGGTGATAATCAGAAACTATTAAATGAATGTGCACACGAACTATCAAGAATGTTAGTTTGTGAAAATAACTCTTTAAGTTTTGATGACTGTGCTTGATGTGTTAAGGCGAATAAAAACTTATTATCAAACGTTGTTGAATTAGGCGATGCTAACACTGAAATAAAGAAAACATCAGTTTCAGCTATGATAAGAGAATTTAACACTAGCAACATTGAACAAAATGATAAAAGAATATATATTGTAAAAAATGCTGAAAATTTAAACTTACAAGCAGCAAATGCAATCTTGAAGTTCTTAGAAGAACCAACAAAAAACACGTTTGCAATATTTTTAACCATAGACAGAAATGCAATTCTACAAACCATAAGGTCAAGGTGTAAGTTTTTAACGTTGAATACTTGTAAAAAAGAGTATTCAAAAAGTAATAATTTAACAATACTTATAGATAAAAAACAAAAACAAAAAATATTACTCTATGGTCAGGTTCTGAAAAAGCAAGATAAAGAGGAAGTTTTAGACATACTCGAAGTTCTGTATAATTATTTGTTAATAAAAGGTTTTCCTTCGATTGCTGAAAAAGCACTAGATCTGATTAGAATAATTCAAAAAGGCGGTAGTCATTTTTTGGCGATAGAGGATCTTTTGATTAGTATAAGTGAGGTAATCTAGTGGAAGTTCTAAATAATGTGTTAGGTTTTAAAGACTTAAAGATAATACAAAACACAAAGATGTTTTCGTTCTCGCTTGATTCAGTACTTCTATCAAATTATTATAAACCTAACAAAAAAGTTAAATTTATTGCTGATTTTGGGACCAATAATGGCATTATACCTTTGTTAATTTCAAGGATTTCTGATTGTAGAATTTGAGGTTTAGAAATTCAAAAAGAAGCGTGTAACTTAGCTAAAAAAAATATGCTTCTGAATAACTTAGAACATAGGGTTAGCATTATTGAATGTGATTTAAGAGAATATGTAAAGAATAAGAATAACTTTTTTGATGTCGTATACTCTAACCCGCCATTCTTTAAAGTGGATGATGGATCAAAACTTAACAAAAAAAGTGAGCATTTAATTCCTGCAAGACACGAAACTTCACTGACTCTAGATGAAACGATATACTCAGCTAAAGTGGCCCTAAAAAACGGAGGAACACTTGTTATGATACATTTAGCTGAAAGGTTAGAGGAAATAGTTGTTTCTTTAAAACAACATAATTTCTCTTTAAAAACATTAAGGATTGTTTATTCTAAAAAAGGTGGGATTGCAAAAAAAGTATTGTTGACAGCAATAAATGATGGTAATCAAGGAATTACAATATTAGAACCACTTTATGTGCATAACCCAGATGGTTCATACACTGAAGAAGTTATTAAAATGTTTGGTGAAACTAATGAGAAAATTTCAGAATAAAAAGTTTTTGATAGGACTCTCTGGTGGACCAGATAGCGTTTATTTGTTGAATAAGATCAAAAACAAGATACCAAAAAATAACTTAATTGCTTGCCATGTAAATTATAACTATCGAGAAGACTCGTCAGTTGATAAAAATATTTGCATAAAAATTTGCGAAAAGTATAACATAAAACTATTTGTTAAAGAAGTCCTTGTTGATTACAAAAGATTAAGTGTTAATTTTGAAGCTTGAGCTAGAGAAGTGAGATATGAGTACTTTTGTGAATTAGTTAGTCAACAACTCGCTGATGTCATTTTGATTGCGCATAATCAGAATGACGATGTGGAAACCTTTTTAATGCAATTACAGAAGAACTCTCTTCCTAACCACTATGGTATAGAGAAATTGAGTTATTATAAGAGTACTCCTATATATAGACCCATTTTAAATATAAAAAAATCAAGAATCATGAAATACCTAATTAAAAATAAAATCGCTTACGCAATTGATAGTACAAATGAAAATTCAATGTTTACTAGAAATAAAGTTAGAAAAAGTCTTATGGAAAATGATTTTAGAAGGCTTTTAAAAGAAAAGAAAAATAAAAATAAACAATTAAAAATATGAGATAAAAAAATCCGTAAAACGTTGGAAAAAGGATTTTTATCAGTTAAAGATTTATCCAATGTTTTCGAGTATAATCAAAGACTCGTATTTGAGTATTTTAAGAGTAAAGATGTTGGTAGCTTGCTTTTCACACGAAAAAAAGCCACTCTTAAAGAATTGATTAAACAATTGCTTAGCAACAAAACCTTCCTGAAAATCAGTTTGGGTGGTTATTCTCTAATCAAAGATTACAATCTGATATACCTGCTAAAAGACAATGAATGACAAACCATAACTTTAAAAAACAATAATGCTCAAAGCGACATGTCTTACTTTTCAAATATAAAAGAAATTAAAACCATATTAGACAAGCATAAAATAGGTGAAAACCTTATAATAACAAACGATTGAAAAACTTTTAAAGACAAAGTCTTTTACAAAAATAAAAAGTTATCTAAATATTATAAGGATAACAAAATCTCATATTTGAAAAGAAATAGGGTTGGGTTGGTAATTAAAGATAACATGCTTTTATTAAATGAAAAACTTTAAAACTATTTTGTTTATAATGATAAAATTATATCGAAAACTTAGAAAATGGTGAATATATGAAAAACAAAAAAACATTTTGACTATGGTTTCTGTTTTTAGCAGCTATCGTTATTCTTGGGGTTTCTGTCTATTTGTTACAAAAAAGTACATCTCAGGTATT encodes the following:
- the gyrB gene encoding DNA topoisomerase (ATP-hydrolyzing) subunit B, coding for MEKKYGANQIQVLEGLEAVRKRPGMYIGNTNKNGLHHLIWEILDNAVDEALAGYCNEITIILTEKNEIIIQDNGRGIPIDIHPKTQKTTLETIFTVLHAGGKFDEDTYKISGGLHGVGASVVNALSVYVEAMVLRDSKIYHQRFSEGGTKATPLKIIGTSDTNGTIIKFKPDPEIFKDTILFDFKTIQSKIKQLAFLNKGLKFFLYDQEKDKLSTFIFEDGIKDYIKEINSGKEKINDQIFYIASSYGKIEAEIAIQYNDSYDDNVFSFCNNIFTSEGGTHEDGFKNSLIRSINHYVNELKNFKGNKFVWDDLKEGLCAIISVKHPDPLYEGQTKSKLSNNDAKDAVTNIAVEGFTEYLLKNPADAKKIIEKLLVSQKARKAAQRAREDIRRKTTIDSFSLPGKLADCESKDANESELYLVEGDSAGGSAKTGRNRKHQAILSLKGKVLNVEKVKQSKAFENNEIQSIIAAIGVGVKKDFDITKLRYNKIIIMTDADVDGAHIRVLLLTFFYRYMKDLILNGNIYIAQPPLYKIENDKKRVAYAYSDSELEILKNNEFKDTKYVIQRYKGLGEMDPIQLWETTMDPNTRTMLQIKVEDAFLANEVFSSLMGENPELRRNFITDNAQFVENIDI
- a CDS encoding toprim domain-containing protein encodes the protein METLIELLKKIDGIGKKSAEKILVDLISNKESLISIDNVIKSIETDYVECERCYYFKYKNRCAFCDDSSRNKNILCVVSSVLDAQRILHSDFRGVIHVLKGEINVNKNRFPENLTLKELFVRINPEVEVLLALNLTFNGEVTSNYIANAIKSKANKVSRIARGIPLGGMLDYIDNETLNDAIKNRKKV
- the dnaX gene encoding DNA polymerase III subunit gamma/tau, producing the protein MENKKALYRLYRPINFDQVAGHDGVKEILISQIRSNNFPHALLFSGQRGTGKTSVAKIFAKVVNCQNLIDYNPCENCLSCLEFNKNSHADIFEMDAASNNGVDEIRNLKTNTTTLPTFSKYKVYIIDEVHMLTNSAFNALLKTLEEPPKHVLFVLATTELSKIPATIISRCQLFNFKSIKKEALKNKIKEICFNEKKQITEETLDEIFYMSEGSLRDALNYLEQAMTISGEVISVEELKKIFYISTKKEKLDLIKAILNNENTVIIKYFNSANEAGVDFQTLVLGLIDLLKEIIEYKLTNNLGVLKILSIEEIETLKYINKETLFEIVESLINAFSKSKNSSISFQYILISVLRIATNINPQETNKYSSSNETKTIEVKEDTFPNLDKQEMNIIFNNDLISGENNVNQNLNDVVSTLKPDIDSYADIKHIENHENIDDESNLNDSEFVYSEENLLKAQMKLLLEEPRTSDVIDFSDDLIISILIGADKNTRTKLSDLLYSVFDEKMGWSYTQKFICFYNTKLSAANDKGLIILCEDRSIARLINNKLQKKDFRKMIFDLFQLETKILAVEKTRWKHIKNEYLFRKQNGVFNVNVPNQSVEEFYEQVVKTKDDINNENEFYSKAKEILGVDNIKVVD
- the serS gene encoding serine--tRNA ligase — its product is MIDIKFIEDNYELVLQSLNKRQGNYEGVLKKVLKLNEERKELIKVIEEKKAKKNQITKTYGDLVKRNQSIVDLKNEVLKINEFIESRESDFKKIVDELNNCLLEIPNIPNENIPLGVSDEDNLEVRTWPGLGLKKDGEAHWDIATKLNLVDFELGSKLSGARFLVYTGKGSKMVRAIADVLLTRHTKNGYKEISVPLLVNKEIMFGTGQLPKFEDDAYKIDDKYLIPTSEVPLTNLVRNETLKSTDLPIYLTSFSQCFRREAGSAGRDTKGMIRLHQFNKVEMVKITDETSSFIELEKMVTDAEDCLKLFNIPYRVVELCGGDIGFSSKKTYDLEVWFPNQNKYREISSCSNCGDFQARRMKAKYRDKEGKTKYVHTLNGSGLAIDRLFAAILENYYDGQKLILPEVLKPYFNGDEFITQ
- the tmk gene encoding dTMP kinase is translated as MLFISLEGIDGSGKTTISKMIKDKLLQKGYQVLLTREPGGEPMSENIRKIILDPEAKITPWTETLLYVAARKQHLDTIIIPALKKGIIVICDRFMDSTSAYQGCGRNIGMADVDELQNIVLGSTKPDLTIFFDITPKEAQIRLINRKRTVDRLEQEDQKFHEAVYEGYQMLISENSDRIKVVDSRKQINEVLQQVDFLVANAINERMKK
- the dnaN gene encoding DNA polymerase III subunit beta is translated as MFLKINRSFLIEELTKCNRIIDQKTPTPSLIGILIDVEVDKVSFMSTNNSLSIKTSTSVGEHGLFIKETGTSLIRGKYFLEILRRMDDEFISINQTETNIMTLSGENSEFTLNILDYKDYPMLAFREKGDQIELSAFELKKSLNQTIISVNEYNQKIVLGGLNFSAIDNQFFVTGTDGFRVSRKRIFIDEEKTSKFEANIPYKSVMEIIKVLPDKGKVKIVLLENHVSFLFNNTVLQTTILEGQFPNVNSVFPSTFASTIYVENKKFLKLISRADIPSDENVSIVVNLKLEGQIIYIKSNIQQIGSFEEEFKDFELKGLDEQDIFFNSKFLIESLKSFETKNVEVSFIDAKKPIVITSSEDNSLSQIILPMFSN
- a CDS encoding deaminase; this translates as MFDDYFNILLKELNKCLNTNDVPVAALLIRDNKVEFKARNVREKNKDIAGHAEIKVINKCFLRQKSKNMSEYKMVVSLQPCFMCIAAMEQSNIKEVYYYLNNKKCDYENLKTKLKMIKLENKERCKVLENMLVSFFQDLRKN